Genomic segment of Dermacentor albipictus isolate Rhodes 1998 colony chromosome 5, USDA_Dalb.pri_finalv2, whole genome shotgun sequence:
CAGAACTCATAGAGGTGCATGAGGAACACTTGCCTGGTTGGGAAAAGTTGTGAAAATTACGTTCTGTTGTGTTGCTGGCTCCTGGGCAAGGATGTTAGCTGCAAGTACCGAAGCATTATGTTAGTATGACGGCAACGGGTTGTTCAGCCACCTCACTCtaacttcaaaaaagaaaacaggtgcAAGTGGTGAAATTCTTCATGTAGACACCACTAGCGTATGTATTCCATTCACCATATTTTACATGACAGCTTCCATACTGTTGCAAGGTGACAGTGCAGCCGTATGTGTTGTACAAAGTGTTAATTACTAGTAAAGATATAGGCAAGTTATTCACAGGGCGTAATGTCTAGTGAGGTTACAATGTTGCAAATGCCATAGGAGTCCCTGCCACCACAGAGTTTCGAACTAACACTACTagtagagggaaatctggcactggAACCACCATTGGAATAACAGGTAGTAAGTACTACATGGATTCTTTTATGATTATGGCATGGCTTTGTTGAGATTTGGCATGGCTGTCGTTTATTTGTGGTTCAGCTGTGTTGTGTGCTGGTTGCACATTTCTTTAGAGCAATGGTGTGTTCTATGTTAGATTACAGCAATCTGTTAAGCAATCTCAAATTCATAAATAAGCCTCTACACTACTCATTGTGCCTGCTGCTGGATCTGTATGGCTTTCAAAAATGTTATAGTACAATGGTAGAAATTTAGAATATTAGGTTAAAACAAGTGCGGAAGCTGTTCAAAGCTTAACGCAAAATTTAGACAAATTCACATTCTACCTATCATTCCCAAGCTGGACAGAGTATTGTGTTGATCATTGTCCTGTTTGCACTGCAGCTGTCAttattttcacttttttttatcAATAAATGTCGCCACTTTTCCAATCAATATCCACCACGACACTGGCGACTCATTTTACAAGTTGTGACCGGCACTAGCTACATTTACATGCAATTAGCTGAATTGGTTCTGAAATGCGTGATGTGGGCTTTCAAGTTGACATTCAATGCCGACTTAAAATTAGAGAGCTTGCGACTTGTGTAGCAGTCCAGTGGTTAGTGTGTCCAGTCCTCATTTACACATAGGCACTGTGGTTTGGCTTAGGTAGACCTGCGCTACTGCTAATGGCTGAAGTTTTCTTTCGCTGTTTAACTTGTTTCATGGTGAACATGACGCTCTTTTCTTTTAAGTTCATATCTGTGATGATGACATCATCATAGATATTCCTGTCCTGATGACATTTACATGTTAAGACATTTCCCTGTTCTGAAACCAATCACGCACGCACAAGGGATAACTCCATGCTTAATAGTACTAACAAGCAACTACTAGTATGCTGATATAACTTATGCAAGATATAATGATGAGTTGCGGGCAATGCTCAGCACAGCACAGCATCGAGTTTAACATTTCACATCCTTTACAAAACCACCCATCTCTGCTTACACGAATGCAACATGTTTCAGAAATAATCCTGTGCACTCTCACGTTTATGTAAATGTGCCTATAGAGTGATCAAGCACCCTGTTTAAGCACTTTTGAAACTTGTTTCAAGCTGCAAGTCTTAAAGGAGGGAAGAAGGGCACCGTAACAGGCTCACACTCACGGAATGTGTCGTCTGCAAGCTCTTCAAGCGAGGTTTCAGATGCAGATGCAGTTCCAAGGTTCTTCTCCCCTTTCATGGCCTGTGCAACAAAGCAGATCAACAGCATGTGTTAGAAACGCACTTCAAGTTATAAAGAACAAGTCACATTTGATTCTACTCACCACCTCGCGATATTTTTGCAGGTAGAGTTTCAGTGGTTCTATGTAGTTGTCAAATCCCAGGGTTGACATGGCGAAGAGGATATCTTCTCCGTTTATGGTTTTCCTCTTCTCTTGGTGGCAACGGTCACTGGCTCTGGGACAGCAAGCTTAGGAATTCTGTACCTGCCAATTGTACTTCCATCACACTAACACTTGCTTAAGAAACATAAAAAGAACACACTCTGATAAGCCACTCATAAATTACTCTCGCTGTTACCTTTAAAGGGATAATAAATGTGCTGATCAAGTCTAGCTAGAATGATACAATTGCAATCCTTAAAAGCCTCGCAGCATTTTCTCTGCGACCAAATGGAGAGTTATAGGGAATCCCAACAGAAGACCAGAAGCAGCAGCCTGGATCAAGTACTCTACAAGCTTTCAAAACTAAATCTGGCATTGAGAAAAACTGTGCCACGCTGGATTGCCGAGAAAGTTGATGCACATGACCAGTTCATGATGCAGTGTCTCAATTCTTTTTAAATGTGTGCTAATCAAGGGATAATGGCAATTACAGTGTTGGCGATGCTATCACCTGTAGTGTTTGACACTACAATTACAGCCCGTTTCACCAGGAGCCAACGCAGCAGCAGCCAACGTACAAAGTAGCACACTCTCTGTTGCACACTAGTGTTTACACAGAGCACCAAAACAAAGTAGCCCTCCTAACAGGAGGAAACCTTCTTCTCGAGTTAAGATAAGTCTATGAACAGTGAACTGGAAGAGAGTGCCCCACTGCGGAGCAAATCAGCCTGAACTGGCCACTTATGTATTACTTAACCCCAACTCAATTTTTTAGCGCCTCGTTAAGCTTGGCTTAGAAGAAAAGTGCACCGTAAATGAGTAGAACTCATCCTTGACAAGCACAAGCATATATGGCTTGGGAGTTAATTAAGCAAGGTGTAATTGGTCTCTCCAAATAGCAGCACAAGTGTGAATATAGGCACACAGGCAAGGATACTCGCTGGTGATGAAACTGACAAACTCGGACACACATTCTTGTACGCACTCCTTCGCATCTTTGGCAATCTGAAAAAACAGATAGAATATTCAAACTGTGGAAGGTATCAAAGTGCTTACGATTTGGTCAACAGCAACTTATATCAGAAGCATGCTCCGTACTGCGAAAAGCACGGTTAGCTTTTTGTAAGCAATTAGCAAAAACAAGGCACACATTTGAAAAGGCAGTGGTGAAGAAGATCAGGTGTACATAAAGAAAAGTAGGGTCTGCATTCTAGCATATACGTGATGTGCTGAAAAAAAAGACCAGAACTGCTGTACTTGCAAGAACAACTTCATAGTACAGCAGGTGAACCTTACCTTTCCGCTTTTAGGAATGGCATTCTTCATTATTCGAGCAACGTTAGCAATAGGGAGAAAGCGATCCTGCAAATGAGACAAAATGGGGCAGGCTTCAAAGAGCCTGAAGGCGCAGGCAAGTACACGCAACACAGTACACACCGTTCAAGTAGTGATCGTACCTGTTCCCGTAAGGGTTCAGTATCTTTCTGACTGTCACCTTGGTCAGAGCCATCACCAGCAATTCCAAGACCGTCCTCACCCTCCGTGCCAGACAGAGAGCCTGAGCAAGACAGAGACAGATTATCCAGTGTGCAGAAAAGAAAGTACTGACAGAGTGATAACATTGCAAGGAAAGCGAAGGCAAAACACAAAACGAAGAGTATATGACATGAGCAATTGTGCTGGCTAATTTCGTGTACTCATTTTTGCGTAGTTTTCAGCCATGCGCtcctaccaactagcccaacttgccaAAATACAGGCTGTATTCATATGGTATATTTGACTGATCTCTTCAGACTGCTTTGACAGTGCCACGAAAGTTGTGTAAGACAAGTTTAAAGCTACGTTATAAAAACAAGGAAGGCATAACGGTAACTTTATGGCTTCATTATTGCCACTGTGGCATTTTTACGCTTGCAGTAAAGCTCAGTTGCTGCCTGACAGGGCCTTCGTAGCGCTATCGGAGTGCTCTGAAATGACCAGTCAAGTGTGCCGTTAAATGTTTCTCCACTTgacgtgctccatcaacttgTGGCTGcagagcgcagcagtgccttgccTTATTTCCAGTGAGTCTTAACCATGTTGTGACAATGTTATGGTGGCTAAATTAAGCAACAATACCTACATGCTTTAATGCACGGTTGGAGCTTGAGTGCAAAAGTATGCAGTACCTCCAACACAAGGATAGCTATATCAAGCAAAGGAATAAGCCTTTGCTATTGCACAGGATGGTACAATATGAAAAGAAACATGATTTGCAATAAACGCAAGAACCTCTGCAGAAAGGAGAGTTCAAACATTAATTTCTAGCATTCGCTAGGAAGCCTTCTCGTTGAAGAACATACCCTGAAGTACATTCAATATTTCGGACCTAGAACAAGGCCCTTTGATGGCGTTGAATATGTCACCTGCTGCTTTTTATACTGGTCTTGCCTGTACACCTAACAACAAAAATTTCTGGGACACAAGGGGCTCACATAGAAGTGATCTTTTCTTGTATATTTTCTATGCAGCTAGAAACAGATATGGCAGTGTGATGGCCATACACAGAAACAACCACCACACATTCCAGTTTCTCGGTGGACACATTAAGGGCAAGCAAATTCTAGCTTTTGTAACTGGGCCTTCATTGCTGCAACAGGAAAACAGTAATAGCAAATACAGAGATTTAGTGCAGTGGATACACTCTAATGGTGACATATCCGACATTAATTAGTAGACACATCCAACATCAGCAGCACTGGTGGAGCCATCTTATGACATTGATCAACCACAACACACTCACCATAGGAAGCACTGCTGTGTTGCACAACATTTTgatgaaatcgagggttcgatgGAAGCCCCTCTGGTTGggatgaagcaataaaacgacggaCACCGACCAACAGAAATGCTAAAAAATGattaaatctaaaagacgttttgGCTTCCCTAcgaaagccttgttcacaatggaaaATGATTAAacctaaaagacgtttcggcttccctacggaagccttgttcacattGGGATCCCATTGTGGACAAGGCTTTCGTAGGGAAGctgaaacgtcttttagatttaatCATTTTTTGGCATTTCCGTTGGTCGGTGTCcatcgttttattgcttcatgcaCAACATCTTACTTTTGAAAAACAAAGATGCAGGAATGTCTTTCATAATGGTTAAGTGGCTACCAGCACATACACTGTCAGATAAGTGGACTTCTGATGGTAACTGCAATAAAGGTCCTACTGCATCGGTTGGGCACGGCGTCACAAGATGCGACTTCCAGCATACATCTACATTATCATGTTTATGCAATGCTGAAACTGTTTGATATTCCATACCTTCTGCATGCACTATGTATTGGCCACTCGCTGAGAGGAATGAGTCGGTAATGTTGCCACCATCGTTATCGCCGTTTTCCATCCTGAGGAAAGAAACAGTTCAATTTGAGACATGGTCAAGTGTAGATGAAATATTACAGTACGCAACAATAAAACGAGAGTGTAAAACTTATTTTCAGGTTAAAATGACACATGACACAATGAATATACGTCTGACCAGGAAACAAATTTTTGTCATCTCGTATACAATGATTGGCTCACAGAGTGACCGCATAGGGAGCTATTGGCTAAATAAAGAAAGCACTGCAGGTTTTAAGTGTCCAGAATGGCACCCTGTGGCTATCAACCGAGCACATTTAGATTTTAGTAGGAAATCATCAACCTTGTAAGTTTGCCCTAAAGACATGGAGAATGGTTAGTTATGCTGTTAAAAAGTTCATCTTGATATTGAAGCTCAAGAAGCTTGTGCAGTCGAAACATTAAAGACTGCTGCTAATTAAGtttttattgtgaaataaattacCATGGACAGCTCAACTAAGGTGCTAAATTGTTCTAAGTTAAAGAGAATTATGTATGGTAATTTAAGTGTGTTAACAGTTTTGCCCAGCAGAATATTACTGCAAGCACTTTTAGGAATTACGAAACCGATCACTTTCACAATGCTACTTGCCATGCGCTAAACCAAATGAGGAACAACAGTCTTCGTAGCACAAAATGTGTCAAAGCCACACAAAAATTTTATTTATTCGTGTGTTCACCTTAACTGTCCGTGCAATTAAGCGCGTGCTACGTGCAACATAGGACAGTGACGAAGACCCACTGCACTTTGCTCGGGAGGCTCAATCAGTGAAGCTACGCGCTTTAGATCACGCTGCATTGACATTAAAGCTCACGCAAATGTGTGACGAAGCACTTCTAGGTGCGGAATATAAAATTTTTGTGCCACTCCAAGTCTGCTTATCTGTTGCGACATATGCGCATCCACAAAATCTATGAGTAAATTTTTCCGCAATGGAAATCGCGATAAGTGACGCCTGTTTGCTTGGTCAAGCACCCTTGAGCACGATCGGCCGGGGCACCTGACACAACGTTGGACTCGAAATCCTGCAGGCCGTGCTCAAAATAGACCCCGGAAGAACGGCAGACTAGAAAGGGGGCCAACGGGATGCAACTCCCCTTCCATTGTAGCAGTGCCTGCGCGTTGCGCTCAAAACAAAAACTGTGGCGAGAAAAAACTTGCTTTCTAAAGCAGCCCCCGAAATTgctaggcctttttttttttcttcccaaatggtcgagGCATATGCTTCCAGTCTATCGCAAGTTAATTAAGAAGGTATCTTAAAACAGCGTCGCAAACTGCACAAGCACCCCGCATCGCGAGAGATGCATCGTCGGCAAATGCCAGCAGCTATGCCTGTTCGCCTTGACATTTGCCCGTGCTCCCGCGAAACATCGCAACCGCCGTGACGAGTACAGGCGGACCGAAAAAACTCCAACATTCAACCCCGCGGAGTTTCAGTATCGCAGCACGTGCTTCGTATCGCGGGCGATGTTTAATTCGGTGCGTCAGCTTCGAATGACGAACCAGACAACCTATTGGTCAAAGTCACGATAAAAGGACAAACCTGGAAGCGACAGCCACTTGGTTGGTCAGCCCAGAACCAGTAAGCGACGAGCGCACAAAGGCTTCGTTAGAACTTAGCTAATCGGAAGGAACGGCACCGGCGACGATCACGGGACGGCCACATGAATTAATTTCGCGAAAAACGCACCGCTACTGCAGTGCTGGGCCTCAAAACTTTGCTGCAACCACGGCTCAGCGCAGCTATAAACAAATCTTCGCACAGTTGCAATGGCTACTGCCGTGAGTGAAAGCGGCGAGAAGGAGAGAACGCAATGCCAGTTTCGAAACcactttttaaatttttattttttagtttgAAAATAGCAGTGCATCAATATGTTTGCTTTGCACTCACAGTTCACTTTTTTGACACTGAAAATAATTATAATACCCCAGTAATTGAGATAACGtgttatatttttatatttttttgcataCTTTGGCCAAAGACAGCCGCAAAACGCGCACATGCCTTCCACAATGGGCGGCTGCAACGTCATGCGCAACGCTGGCGACGTGGTCACTTCTTTTGCTCCGGTGTACGCTCCGCTATCCGGTTGTTAGCAGCCGCTGGcggccgtgtgtgtgtgtggtgggaCAGTTAGTCGTTGGCCGTCGTACACACTACACATACTCAAGCAGTGGTCACTCAAGTGAGCAACATGGGAAGTAAGTAGAGCGATGTTTCAAGACTTTTCAGAGAGAGCTTGACGTTTTGGTGTTGTTTACGAGTGCGATTCAACATCCCTTGTTAGGATGAATGCACCGTGGAGAACGTCTTTCGTGAACATTTTGCCGGCTTTCTTTGTTGCTCACGTAGTTGGGCTCCGTAGGGCACCATTCAACAAGATTTAGCAGTCCCCCCACGAATTGGACATTGTGACAAGCTTTGATTTGTCATTCAATGTGCACAACTCGAATGCGATCGCGCAGTTATTTCGGTACCGTTGACTTCACCGAACTTAGCTTTTCGGGGTCATCGTGGACGCCGCTTTAAGTGTCAGTCTGGTGACGTTGACACGTTGCCGGGGACGTGTAGCAGCCGGTCTGACAAAACATCTTGGTTTATCATTTGTCATTTAAAGTCTACTTAGATTGATCTTGCATGTGCTATCACTAAAGCACATGATAGGAGCGTATCCGCTCTGAGTCTGCCGTGGTTATAGTGAGCGTCATTTGTAAGTTCGTGTTCATGACCGTGAAAATTTCGACACGAATGAGCGCAGCTCGTCAGGGTTTGGAACAGCTTTAGAAGGTTCAAAATGTTTTGTAGTTCCAAAGCATCTAATGCGACCTCTGTACTCAGCACCTTTTAGCTATAAATGCAGCTACCAGGCTAATACGGTATTATGACGCCCACGTATTGCACCATAAGACATACGTAGATATCCAACGAAGCATGCAAGTCTAACCGTAGAAGGTGCCGTTCAAGTTGCCCGTAACAATGTGGAAACGTTGGTTTTATTTCACAATCGCACCACGATCATTTCAAGGACTCTAAAATTTGATTGACATACGATATATGAATTGGTATTTTAGACGTAGAAAGGATGATGTTATCTAATTTGAGCATTCTTGTCCTTGCAGTAAAGTTTTTGGAAGTTATAAAGCCCTTTTGTGGTATTCTACCTGAAGTTGCAAAGCCAGAACGAAAGGTAAGCAATACTTTAGGTACTTGTGCTGTAAGTTAACATACTTGGGCTTTAGTAATCTTACAGTGCAGTTATATTTATAACACTGCattctgcatttttcttttgattCCAGATTCAGTTCAGAGAAAAGGTGCTATGGACAGCGATAACACTTTTCATCTTCCTCGTTTGTTGCCAGGTGAGACTGAAGTAGTAGTTGACCTCGATACCAACAAGCGTTGTGTACTGCTTGAAGAACATGTTTAAATATAGAAGAATACTTGCAGCATATGACTTAGTGCTCACTACGAACCATGGCTGTGGACAGTATCAAAAATAAAAATTAACCAGGAAAAGGGTATTGTTGCAAGCATCCCTTAGGCAGTTTTATAGGTGCAGTTAGATTTCTGTTTTTTTCCATGGCAGCATTCGTTTTGTTTCCAGGCATAACTAGACAATTCAATGATGCCTAGTGAAAGAGAGTCGCATTGTTCATTCCTAGGCTTGCAAAGTTCCCAAGGTTACTTTCCGAAGTGCAGAATGTGGCAAGAAGAAGCTGGTTAGAGGATAGTCGTAAGGCGCAAATAAGTAATGGTGCCCATGTTTGATATTCGGGCGATTGTACATCTCGACGGGCAGTACTGCGTACAATATTATGCCACTGACTCGGCCTATGTAATCGTCAGCAGCTAATATGTGCCATCACGCTGGAATGAAGCCCGATtggaaagaaataaagagaacCTCCTACAGCAGATTACTTCAAAGTGAGATGTGTGATTGGGGTACAGCCAGAAACTAAATGCCCACTAGCCCCAAATCTAAGCAGCTGTGAATGAATTGCCTCAATGTTGTTCAGAGTGGAAAATGTGGAAAGGTAACCTTCTCATTCACTCTTGCATTCACATTTTATTCCCATTGACTACGCATCTGTTTAAATGATGTCTTGCGCACACATGTGTCATAACAACCCATAATTTCTGTTTAGGGCCATATTGAAGTTCTGAATATCTAAGCAAGAATCTTTGCTTGTACTTCTAGGTGTTCGaataactttctttctttttttctgcagattCCACTTTTTGGGATCATGTCTTCAGATTCCGCAGACCCTTTCTACTGGATGCGAGTCATTCTCGCTTCAAACCGAGGCACCCTAATGGAGCTGGGTATTTCGCCTATTGTCACATCAGGTCTCATCATGCAGCTGCTAGCGGGAGCAAAGATCATTGAGGTTGGCGACACGCCGAAGGACAGGGCACTCTTCAACGGCGCGCAGAAATGTGAGTGTCTATTAGTTCATTTTGTGAACTGCTTTGTCTGCAGAGCCAGATGTTTTATAGTGTTGTAGAAGGGTGTACTGAGCTTTGTGGTGACTCTTTGATGAGATATTAAAGCTAAGTGAAGAAAGATGTTGCAGAATAATAACTATTTGagcttgttggtgcatgattaTGTAATTGGAAAATTTGCTAATAAAATGaacatgaaaaaacaacacaTGATTGAGAACATCATGAATAACAGCAGGACATGACCTGATCACGCGACAGTATGAAAAAAGTGTATAACCATGTTGAGTCAATTTATTTGTCGATGTTTTTAGAGCAGCAAAGTCACTGTGGATGTAGAATAACATTTAGGCTAAGTTGAAGTTGTATAAGGTGACTGCTTCCTGGCAACCCTTACAAGGTTAGGGCCAGTTGCAGTTAACGACCTTCTTTTCATAGTTAGGAAACACAGTGCTTGATAAAAACACTTAAGGTGTTTTGGTGCTCCAAAGATGCTTGAAGGTGCTGCCATTTTCCCACATCTTTCCCTCTGAATTGTTTTTCAGTGTTTGGTATGGTGATCACGATTGGCCAGGCGATCGTGTACGTCATGACGGGCATGTACGGGGACCCAGCCGACATTGGTGCTGGTGTCTGCTTCCTCATCATCATCCAGTTGTTTGTGGCGGGTCTCATCGTGCTTTTGTTGGATGAACTGCTACAGAAGGGCTATGGATTGGGCTCTGGTATCTCTCTCTTCATTGCCACCAACATCTGTGAGACCATCGTCTGGAAGGCCTTCAGTCCAGCCACAGTCAACACTGGCCGAGGTAAGTGACAAGTATGCACTTGTGTGCAGATTGTGGCGGCAAACTTTGTTTTTATCAATTTGTGCTGGCACCCATGTATGTTTTCCAATTAAGCAGTGTCCACTAAGCCACAGCGATAACTCCCTTTGAGTAACAGAAACTGAtcttgaaggctatgcttttgctgactGAACGCACTGGAAGCTATTGCTGGAGCCGGAATCTGATTATGGTCGCCATGTTTTGGACAGCACCTATAGAAGTAGGCATGAAGGGAAGAGGTGGGGGAATGCATTGTTGGGACCTACGTGATTGAGTTGCTTGTGACAGTAGGAGGGTGGCTATGAGCACAGGTAGGACACGGGGTTCGTAGTAGTCCTTTAAACCTTTGAGAGCCCTTGAATATCAGAATGCCTTGTTCTTGCCGTTGAAAACTCGTATATTTCATGAAGTGCTTAAAAATAATGGCTTCTGTTTTTGGTGGAAGTTGGAAGTTCCAGCATAGAAGCTCTCGCAATACAAAATCAAGCCACTCTTATCCTGCTGGCAGCTTGTGGCAGTTACCTTCGGCTGTgcctccgtttcttttttttaaatttattttacgCAACAACAAAAACAGAATTGTTTGCTCGCTGTGAAAAGTAGTGCTTTGTTTTCACACCGTCAACACATTGCCTGGGCCTTGGAAGCCCCCATGAAACCTGACCTGGGATATTTTTCTGGAAAAATATTGTATACCTGGTGATAATAGCACAAacatgtttctctctctctctcgtgtgtgTTAAAAAGGCATTTTTCTACACCAGTGTCTCCCAACGGTGTCTCAGTGTGAGAAGCTGTTAACTGTTTTGAAAGTTACTTCACCAGATTTTGGCATTTGCATACAAACAAAGTGTAGTGCATAGATCATGCAATAACGATTGTACACGTACTTTAAATCTCAGAACAGCGAGTTTCCTCGGCAGCAGATGCAATCAAAACAGCATAGGGATTCCCATGAACTACAGAGGGCACAAAACTAAAGTTCTCTTTTCCTATTTGTGGCTTATAATGGTACCATCCAACGAATGTCGCTGTGCAGGATTTTGTTGAAGGGACACCCTCCTGGTGACCTTTAAGGCTCACTGTTTCGTTTCTGTTTACTTTGATGCTCCTTGACTCAAAATTTATGTGCGCTGTGTACTGGCACTTCCGTTGGTCCCAAGAGCGCAATGATATTGCAAGACAGATGCAAGTAGACATCTGAATCTGAGCTTGTGTGTCACAACCGTCTGATGATAGCAACGGCTTTGTTTCgattgaagtttctttttttacccCGGTAAGTGATTTGCACTTGTACTCGGAGCCGTCAGTTTACTATTTAATGCTTTTTAATGCTGCTTCTTTCAACGAGCAGAGATAATGTGTAAGAATGTTATGAAAACATGTATTTTGTAATGTATTTATGCAATAGGTTTACCCCGCCAACTAGATTATTAATGTTTACACATTGGGCTGGGCAGTTTGTATCTTCTTTCAAAGCACTGTGCGGTTACAAGATGATGCGCGTGACTTTTAGAAGGTTACTAAAAAAAAACCATGTCACGTGTAGTATTGAAGTTTCTGTACTTGTCAGCCCTAGTAAATACTTGCACTAGACATGTTACAGGTTGTCGTACCTAATTAATGGAGAACTGTACCATCTTCTCTGAACAGCAGACAAACAATATGGTAACTTCAACATAaaataccgtgtgtcccagctaatgttagccaagctattcaaagaaaaagaaaagataaaacgATCGTGGTGCAAGATACAAGACCTGCAGTGTTTGGTCGTCAGTGGTCCGACAACCGAACAGTGTTGGTTTTAAAATCGTgccttgcaccgtgttttttatatctttcttttttctttgaacagcttggctaacattagcAGGGACACCCGTACAAACGAAATATTTTTACTCT
This window contains:
- the Nf-YB gene encoding uncharacterized protein Nf-YB; protein product: MENGDNDGGNITDSFLSASGQYIVHAEGSLSGTEGEDGLGIAGDGSDQGDSQKDTEPLREQDRFLPIANVARIMKNAIPKSGKIAKDAKECVQECVSEFVSFITSEASDRCHQEKRKTINGEDILFAMSTLGFDNYIEPLKLYLQKYREVAMKGEKNLGTASASETSLEELADDTFPNILAQEPATQQNVIFTTFPNQDLTF